The Streptomyces sp. NBC_00335 DNA window CGCCGCTGGCATCGAGCCGGCGGGCTGGCGGTGGTTCCTCGACCTGCAGCCCACCCGCGGCCAGCGCGTCCAGTTCTACGCCAACATCGTCGGCAGCGGCACGGTCCAGTACTCCGACCTGACTCCTGTGCCCGCCCCTGGTGGCGGCTCCGGTAGTGGTGGAGTTGGACCTACGGGCCCCGAAGGCCCTCCCGGCCCCACTGGCGACACTGGCGCGACGGGCCCCCAGGGGCCGGCCGGACCGCAAGGCCCCGCCGGAGCTGACGGCGACAACGCTGATGCCGAGGCCTACACCGACGCAGCCATCGCCGACGAAGTCACCCGGGCCAACACGGCCTACGAGACTCCGGCAGGCTCCACCGCGAAGGTGGCCGCACACGACGCCGACACGACCGCCGTTCACGGCATCCCCAACACTGCACTGCTGGAGACGGCCACCGCCGCACAGGCCAAGGCCGATGCCGCCCAGGCCGCAGCCACCAGCGCCGCGGCCACCGACGCCACAACGAAGGTCTCCACCCACGCTGGCGCGTCCGACCCCCACGGCGACCGCGTGGACGCTGCCACCAAGTACCTGGCGAAGACCGCGAACCTGTCCGACGTTGCCAGCCCCGCAACTGCCCGGACCAGCCTTGGACTCGGTGGCGCCGCGACGCTCTCAGTCGGCACCACCGCGGGCACAGTCGCAGCAGGGGATGACGCCCGGTTCACCGCGGCGGCCCCGTGGGTGTTCGACATCAGCGCCTACGGAGCGGTCGGCGACGTGCGGGTGGCGACCGACGGGGCGATGACCTCCGCGAGCGCCGTACTCACCTGCGCGAGCGGCCCGTTCACCGTGGCTTCGTCCCCGGTGGGCAAGTCCGTGATCGTCAAGGGCGCTGCGGCCACGGGTGTCACGAGCCTGGTGACGACCATCCTCAGCCGCCAGAGCGACACGCAGGTCACCCTCTCGACTAACGCGGCGACCACGGTCACGGGCGCACAGGTCGTCTGGGGCACCGACAACACCACCGCTATCCAGGCCGCTGTCGACGCTGCCGAGGCCTACCTCACGGCCGGCGCGACCTATGCGCAGGTCTACACCCCGCCGAAGCCGTACATGATCGCCGGGCCGCTCAACAACACCAAGAGCGGCAACGGCCAGATCGTCTTCGGCGTCTACCCGGTGGCCGCCGGCAAGAAGGTGCTGGAGTTCCGGGGTGAGACCGACGGCGCTGCCGCGGTCCGGCACTGGCAACAGACTGTGCCGCAACTCGCCGGTAGCTGCTGGGTGTCAGCTGGGGTCTTTGCTTCGACGGCCGCGCAGATCACTAACCTGAACGCCGACGGCAACCCGGGCGTGCTGTCGGGGCCACAGGAGGGTTGGGGCTACGGTGCCGCGGCCCTGTACAGCAACATCATGCCGGTGCTCAGGAACATGGCCATCCTGACGACCCACAGCGCATACGGGCTGACCTACGGCGCCGCGACCTTCTGGGGTTGCGCCAACGCGCACATCGAGAACTTCGGGTGCGGCACGCTCGGCACGGTGGCCTCCCCTTCAACGGACTACACCTCACCAGGCGTCTTCGGCACTGGGCTCAGCGTCGGTCTGTTGATGCCAGCGCCTGGCAATAACGACAACGTGATCGGTAAGAACATCAGTGTGGGCGGCGGCTACACCTACGCCATGTTCATCACCGAGCACGCCGTCGTCGACCGCTACATGGCCCTGTACTGCTGGGCCGGGCTCGTTGCGGTCGGTACCTACGCCGGGTCGGTCGGCTCAGTCCACGCGATGAAGGTGCTGAGCGCCTCGATAGAAGCGTGCACGAACGAGCTGCACATCATGGGCGCAGGGTCGGCTGGCATCGGCCCGATCATCGACATCGACCAGCTATCCACCGAGTCCGGCGCTCCGAACATCTCCGCGAGCAGCGCGGGCGCCATCGCCGCAGCCCGCGGCATCGTCCGCCTCACCGGCCTATTCACCGAGTCCGGTGTCTCCGTCGCCAACCCGTGCGGCATCAAAATCATCAACGGGCAGGCGCCATTCCCTGTCCGCTCGATCTCGGCCGACACGACGGTCCGCGTCATCGACGAGGTTCTACTCGTCAACGCGACCGCGGGCGCCCGGGTGATCACGCTGATCTCGGCTGTGGCCACCCCGAACAGCTACACGATCAAGAAGACGGACTCGTCCGGCAACACCGTCACAGTCGCCTGCACTGGGGGGCAGACCATCGACGGGGCTACAACCAAAGTCCTGTCCGCCCAATGGGAGACGGTCACCGTCATCCCCGACGGCACCAACTGGCTCACCGTCTGATCCACCTCTCACAGAAGTCAGGGGGTGCCCGTGGACGACCTCCTGATGATCGTGCCCACGCGAGGCCGGCCCGACAGCGTTCCGGCCATCCTCGACTGCTGGAGGCAGACCGGCGCTACAGCCGACCTGCTGTTCGCCGTCGACGACGACGACCCGATGCTTCCCGGATACCGCGAGCACATGGAGAACCTCAACGACCCGCACATCCGCTGGCGCACCGGCCCTCGCCTGCGGATGTGCGGCACCCTCAACGCCGCCGCAGCCGAAGAGGCCAACCGCTACCGGTTCCTCGCGTTCATGGGCGACGACCACCGGCCGCGGACCCCCGGCTGGGATGAACGCTTCCGGATCTGCCTCTCCGGCGGCCCCGGCATCGTCTACGGCAACGACCTACTGCAAGGCGAGATCATGGCCACCGCCGTAGCGATGACCTCCGACATCGTCACCACCCTCGGCTACATGGCGCCGCCCGCCCTCATCCACCTGTGCCTCGACCTGTGTTGGATGGATTGGGGCCGCGGCATGGGCCGCATCACCTACCTCGGCGACGTCATCCTCGAGCACATGCACCCGGCGAACGGCAAGGCGACCATCGACGCCGGCTACATCGAGTGCAACAGCTCCGCGGTCTCCACTGCCGACGCCACCACCTACTACGACTACCGCGACAACGGCGGCCTCCAAGCCGACCTGGAGAAACTGCGGGCACTCATCGAGGAGGCGGCATGAGCATCGACACCGTGATTGGCGCCTGGAACGCGGCCGACCCCTCCGCGATTCACCCCGCGCGCGGCATCAGCGAGGACGCCTACCGGGAGTCCGGGCAGGTCCAGGCCGAACTGCTCGCCTCCGTCCTGCCTGCTGGCTGCAGGGTCGTCGACTTCGGTTGCGGCGACGGTCGCGTCGCCCTCCCGCTCGTCGAGCTTGGCTTTGACGTCATCGGCGCCGACGGCTCCCAGGCCATGCTCGACCGGCTTGCCACCTCCGCACCCGACGTGCCGACCGTGCTCACTGACGGCATCGACCTCGGGACGCAGATCGGCAAGAAGGCCGACGCGGTCGTCTCCCTTGCCGTACTGATCCACCACAGCTACGAGTCCGCCGAGCGCATCATTGCTGGCCTTCGGGCCGCAGTTCGTGTCAACGGGCTCCTCGTTCTCGACTGGCCGACCAGCGACGACCCCCGCGAGGGCGGCGGCTGGATCAGTGTCACCACCTGGAGCAGGCTCAGGCAGGATGAGATCTGCCAGCGGATCGGCCTCAAACGGCTCGACAGCGATCTTCCCTGGGGTGTGTTCCGCGCCGTGAAGGCCGGCTGATGCGTGTCCTCCTCACCGGGGGTGCCGGCTTCGTCGGCCGTCACCTGCATCGGGCCATGCACGACCGCGGCTGGCAGGTCTCCGCGATCGACCTCACGTTCACTCCGGCGGTCATCAGGCGCGACGCACTGGATCACTTCCGAACCAGCGACGTCCGGTTCGACCTGGCCATCCACTGCGCGGCCATCGTCGGCGGGCGGGCCAGCATCGACGGATCACCCCTCGGCGTCGCCACCAACCTGGCGCTAGACGCCTGGTACATGCGGTGGCTCGCCCGCTCCAAGACTCCACGGGCCGTGTACTTCTCCAGTTCCGCGGCCTACCCCGTCGCACTCCAACAGCCCGGCAAGATCCGGCGGCTCGTCGAGAGCGACATCGACTACGAGCAGCCCGGCCGGCCCGACGCGACCTACGGCCTGGCCAAGCTCACTGGCGAGCAGCTCTGCCAGTACGCCGAAGCGGGCGGTACACGCATGACGGTGCTGCGGCCGTTCTCCGGCTACGGCGAAGACCAGGACGAGACCTACCCCTTCCCGGCGTTCATCCGGCGGGCACGCGAATGGCAAGACCCCTTCGAGATATGGGGCGACGGCAGCTCCACCCGCGACTGGATCCACATCGACGACCTCGTCGGCGCCACCCTCGCGGCCGTGGAGCAGGAGGTCGCCGGCCCGGTCAACCTGGGCACCGGCAAGGCGACCAGCTTCGACGAACTAGCCCGCTTGGTCACCACGGCGGCCGGCTACCAGCCCGAGCTGAAGCACCTACCGAGCGCGCCGCAAGGCGTTCACCACCGCGTGTGCGACCCCAGTCGGATGCTCGACTTCTACACGCCCAAGGTCACCCTCGAAGAGGGGATCCGGCGGGCACTCGCCAACTAGACCAAGGAGCCAGCGCCATGGCCTCGTACCTGATCAAGTACCTCGATGGAGAAGACGAAGTCGTTCAGGCTGAGACGTTGGAACGGTTCGGTGACCAGTACATCGGCTTCACCGATGGGGCCTCAGTCGCTTTCATACCCCGCGGCAACGTGCGCAGCATCGTCCGCCAAGACGCGTCGGACGAGCGAGGCGAGTGATGGCCCGAATCCAGATCCTCGAACTCCCCTCAGGCGTAGACGAGGAGAGGCCGCCCTTCATCCT harbors:
- a CDS encoding class I SAM-dependent methyltransferase, which produces MSIDTVIGAWNAADPSAIHPARGISEDAYRESGQVQAELLASVLPAGCRVVDFGCGDGRVALPLVELGFDVIGADGSQAMLDRLATSAPDVPTVLTDGIDLGTQIGKKADAVVSLAVLIHHSYESAERIIAGLRAAVRVNGLLVLDWPTSDDPREGGGWISVTTWSRLRQDEICQRIGLKRLDSDLPWGVFRAVKAG
- a CDS encoding NAD-dependent epimerase/dehydratase family protein, with the protein product MRVLLTGGAGFVGRHLHRAMHDRGWQVSAIDLTFTPAVIRRDALDHFRTSDVRFDLAIHCAAIVGGRASIDGSPLGVATNLALDAWYMRWLARSKTPRAVYFSSSAAYPVALQQPGKIRRLVESDIDYEQPGRPDATYGLAKLTGEQLCQYAEAGGTRMTVLRPFSGYGEDQDETYPFPAFIRRAREWQDPFEIWGDGSSTRDWIHIDDLVGATLAAVEQEVAGPVNLGTGKATSFDELARLVTTAAGYQPELKHLPSAPQGVHHRVCDPSRMLDFYTPKVTLEEGIRRALAN